One window of Microscilla marina ATCC 23134 genomic DNA carries:
- a CDS encoding restriction endonuclease subunit S, which yields MSNFVLSDQVNQEKVFLLRHSQVIERLDPIYYQSVDNLPLVKQTVYPVYKLLDVIKTQRGRFGHRPRNDPAFYGGKYPFIQTGDIVKASQSDGKVVYSQTLNEKGVNTSRLFQPNVLVMTIAANIGDTAILDYPACFPDSLIALYPKDKRLNINYLNVYFKFIKPYLEKLAPQSAQKNINIQQLSSIPIIVPPEDRQRQICLKYDKVVHVKQQKLEQAQQLLVGINHYLLKELGIVLPKKDTSLQSRIFTVPMRAVSGGRFDPKRYDKNVKDLKGAIEGNRFDSTKLKTLIVSSRAGDWGKDENTNPGSEYCRCLVVRATEFDNVYNLKLKNNRVKHRLIHQEKIKEIDIRPNDLLIEKSGGSQDQPVGRVAILREELLVKEQICYSNFIHKIRVNSQKVLPEYLFCFLKTVHHIKLTDAMQSQTNGIRNLIMPDYLEQTIPLPNLAKQSAIVAHIQDLRDRAKQLQAEANQALAQAKQEIEQMILGDSRQ from the coding sequence ATGAGCAATTTTGTATTAAGCGATCAAGTGAATCAAGAAAAAGTGTTTTTGTTGCGACACTCACAGGTTATAGAACGGCTCGATCCTATTTACTATCAATCTGTAGACAATTTACCCCTTGTTAAACAAACTGTTTACCCTGTGTATAAGCTGTTAGATGTTATAAAAACGCAACGGGGAAGGTTTGGGCATAGACCCAGAAATGATCCAGCGTTTTATGGGGGCAAATACCCTTTTATTCAAACTGGCGATATAGTGAAAGCAAGCCAAAGCGATGGTAAAGTGGTTTATAGTCAGACTTTAAATGAAAAAGGGGTAAATACAAGTAGGTTGTTTCAACCAAATGTGTTGGTAATGACGATTGCTGCAAACATTGGAGATACGGCTATTTTAGACTATCCAGCTTGTTTTCCTGATAGCTTAATTGCACTTTATCCAAAGGATAAGCGCCTGAATATAAACTATTTAAATGTTTATTTTAAATTTATCAAACCGTATCTTGAAAAGCTGGCGCCACAGTCTGCACAAAAGAATATCAACATTCAGCAGTTATCGTCTATACCCATCATAGTTCCGCCAGAAGATAGGCAACGGCAAATATGCCTGAAGTATGATAAAGTGGTACACGTAAAGCAACAAAAACTAGAGCAAGCCCAACAGCTATTGGTAGGCATTAATCACTATTTACTGAAAGAGTTGGGGATTGTATTGCCCAAAAAAGATACCTCTTTGCAAAGCAGAATATTTACTGTGCCTATGCGAGCGGTAAGTGGAGGGCGGTTTGATCCTAAAAGATACGATAAAAATGTAAAAGACCTTAAAGGAGCCATTGAAGGGAATAGGTTTGATTCTACAAAGCTCAAAACGTTGATCGTATCCAGTAGGGCAGGAGATTGGGGGAAGGATGAAAATACAAACCCAGGTAGTGAGTATTGCAGGTGTTTGGTAGTTCGGGCTACAGAATTTGACAATGTATACAATTTGAAATTAAAGAATAACCGGGTAAAGCATAGGCTTATACATCAAGAAAAGATAAAAGAGATAGATATTCGTCCCAACGATTTATTAATAGAAAAATCTGGAGGTAGTCAGGATCAGCCGGTAGGGAGAGTAGCCATTCTCAGGGAAGAGTTATTGGTAAAAGAGCAAATATGTTACAGTAATTTTATTCATAAAATAAGAGTCAATAGCCAAAAAGTATTGCCTGAGTATTTATTTTGCTTTTTAAAAACCGTACATCATATCAAATTAACCGATGCTATGCAAAGTCAAACCAATGGAATTAGAAACTTGATTATGCCTGATTATTTAGAGCAAACCATTCCCCTGCCTAACCTTGCCAAACAAAGCGCAATAGTAGCTCATATTCAAGACCTGAGAGATCGGGCAAAACAGCTACAGGCTGAGGCAAACCAAGCATTGGCGCAAGCCAAACAAGAAATAGAACAGATGATATTAGGAGACAGCAGACAATAA
- a CDS encoding SGNH/GDSL hydrolase family protein — protein sequence MTIKYFIRRGAHSLFLGLLLAMVWGCEENLPEGEVIYTPLDLTLQAYIEANKVDSSMLIDSSAQHVLLIGDSMADGLRHPFSLLAKQNGHKFTAVAKTSSSILAWQGKRMKALIEELKPTYVMVSLGSNELFTRQLDAYKKFVKRIVDQIGEVNFIWIGPPNWRKDNGLTGVLAEGVGEGRFFPSQDLVLKRAGDGIHPRWKEYEKWANAISGWIMTESKQKILMKVPDKVQSPNDKLQAHNSQ from the coding sequence ATGACAATAAAATACTTTATCAGAAGAGGTGCCCATAGCTTATTCCTAGGCTTATTGCTTGCTATGGTGTGGGGCTGCGAAGAAAACTTACCCGAAGGTGAGGTAATATACACTCCGCTTGACCTGACGCTTCAGGCATATATAGAAGCCAACAAGGTAGATTCATCAATGTTGATTGATAGCAGTGCGCAACATGTATTACTGATTGGCGACTCGATGGCAGATGGTTTGCGACACCCTTTTTCGTTGCTGGCCAAACAGAACGGGCACAAGTTTACCGCGGTTGCCAAAACCAGTTCAAGTATTCTAGCCTGGCAAGGCAAACGTATGAAGGCACTCATAGAGGAGTTAAAACCCACTTATGTCATGGTATCGTTAGGCTCAAATGAATTGTTTACCCGCCAACTTGACGCATATAAAAAGTTTGTAAAACGCATTGTTGACCAAATAGGTGAAGTTAATTTTATTTGGATTGGACCACCCAATTGGCGCAAAGACAACGGTCTGACTGGAGTATTGGCAGAGGGGGTGGGTGAAGGCAGATTTTTCCCTTCCCAAGATTTGGTACTGAAGCGCGCCGGAGACGGCATACACCCTCGATGGAAAGAATACGAAAAATGGGCAAATGCCATATCGGGTTGGATTATGACTGAAAGCAAACAAAAGATTTTGATGAAAGTACCTGACAAGGTTCAAAGCCCAAACGACAAGCTACAGGCCCACAACTCACAATAA
- a CDS encoding restriction endonuclease subunit M, with the protein MSKNLISKGVANHLIEIADDQRQITYLHQNKKRNYTYPEEQVQAVTFLKLVLIYGYPVEQVRLLVPIKIGAGRKKEADMVVYSDTACTVPHIVVECKKADASEMEFKEGVAQAYSYACGISKKPMYAWITSGTKNQTFFIGDENTVMTTKPDIPRYGNVGVEAYKYAKGGRKGNEDSLGDNIKQKFFDIETVSESDLTRRFKLAHNALWAGGELNPSTAFDELDKLIFCKIWDERKLRKKGEAYDFQVFNTSLPKNATSEQITRAEHKNSNELFARIKKLYAEGKRQDPEVFKDDIRLKPVKVKAVVGYLEGINLKDTDLDSKGKAFETFMGSYFRGDFGQYFTPRNIVQFIINVLPITNHSRVLDTSCGSGGFLLYTLEKIRKQADEYFENQKGDPENDIAEGADHHRYWHDFVSKKLFGIEINEQIARTAKMNMIIHNDGQTNVIAADGLLKDEALRQRSHNREFKYNSFDFIVTNPPFGSVVKQLEKAYLHQYKLGNKDVSWLDTKNSAVQGRANQSTEVLFIEQCWYFLKEGGTLAIVVPDGILTNSSLQYVRDRIEEWYRIVAVVSMPQTAFAHTGAGVKSSVLFLKKWDKATTESLQSIKDRLKNNIKTTHHYEATIERIEKEKKDIIKAHRGFENTTSETDRKAIAKTPAFKAWKKGIQQKYTNAINQLKTNLHDQYIQQKQIVLPDYSIFMAIAEDIGYDATGKTTPNNELVAIGEALEKFMATL; encoded by the coding sequence ATGTCCAAAAACCTGATATCAAAAGGCGTAGCCAACCATCTCATTGAAATTGCTGACGATCAAAGACAAATTACCTATTTGCACCAAAATAAAAAGCGGAATTACACTTATCCCGAAGAGCAAGTGCAGGCGGTTACTTTTCTTAAACTCGTATTGATTTATGGTTATCCAGTAGAGCAAGTAAGGTTATTGGTACCCATAAAAATCGGAGCAGGCAGAAAAAAAGAGGCAGACATGGTGGTATACAGCGATACGGCGTGTACTGTGCCCCATATAGTAGTAGAATGCAAAAAAGCCGATGCCTCGGAAATGGAGTTCAAAGAAGGCGTTGCCCAAGCCTATAGCTATGCTTGTGGCATATCAAAAAAACCGATGTATGCCTGGATCACTTCTGGTACTAAAAATCAAACCTTTTTTATTGGAGACGAAAACACCGTGATGACCACCAAGCCCGATATTCCCCGGTATGGCAATGTGGGGGTAGAAGCATATAAATATGCCAAAGGTGGGCGTAAGGGCAATGAAGACTCGCTGGGTGACAATATCAAGCAAAAGTTTTTTGATATAGAAACAGTCAGTGAAAGTGACCTTACCCGCCGTTTCAAGCTGGCACATAATGCTTTATGGGCAGGAGGGGAACTCAACCCTTCTACAGCGTTTGACGAGCTCGATAAGTTGATCTTTTGCAAAATATGGGATGAACGCAAACTAAGAAAAAAAGGAGAGGCGTATGACTTTCAAGTGTTTAATACGTCGTTGCCCAAAAATGCTACTTCAGAGCAAATTACCCGCGCTGAGCACAAAAATTCAAATGAGTTATTTGCCCGGATTAAAAAGCTATATGCCGAAGGCAAACGTCAAGACCCAGAAGTATTTAAAGATGACATCAGGCTTAAGCCTGTTAAAGTAAAAGCAGTGGTGGGGTACCTGGAAGGGATAAATCTGAAAGATACCGACCTGGACAGCAAAGGAAAAGCATTTGAAACCTTTATGGGTTCTTATTTTCGTGGCGACTTTGGGCAATACTTTACCCCTCGCAACATTGTTCAGTTTATTATTAATGTATTGCCCATTACCAACCACTCACGGGTGTTAGATACGTCTTGTGGCAGTGGAGGTTTTTTGTTGTATACCCTTGAAAAAATAAGAAAACAGGCAGATGAGTATTTTGAAAATCAAAAAGGAGACCCTGAAAACGACATTGCCGAGGGAGCAGATCATCATCGTTACTGGCACGACTTTGTGTCAAAAAAACTATTTGGGATAGAAATCAATGAGCAAATTGCCCGCACTGCCAAAATGAATATGATTATTCATAACGATGGGCAAACCAATGTGATAGCTGCCGATGGTTTGCTCAAAGATGAAGCCTTGCGTCAAAGAAGCCATAATCGTGAATTTAAATACAATAGTTTTGATTTTATTGTAACCAACCCACCCTTTGGAAGTGTAGTAAAACAGCTCGAAAAAGCCTATTTGCATCAATACAAGTTAGGCAATAAAGACGTAAGCTGGCTGGATACCAAAAACTCAGCAGTGCAGGGGCGTGCCAACCAAAGCACCGAGGTGCTTTTTATTGAACAATGTTGGTATTTTCTCAAAGAAGGCGGCACGCTGGCTATAGTAGTGCCTGATGGCATACTTACCAATAGTAGCCTGCAATATGTGCGTGATCGTATAGAAGAGTGGTACCGTATAGTGGCAGTAGTATCTATGCCGCAAACTGCCTTTGCGCATACCGGAGCTGGGGTAAAAAGCTCAGTGTTGTTTCTAAAAAAATGGGACAAAGCCACTACTGAGTCGTTGCAAAGTATAAAAGATCGCCTTAAGAATAATATAAAAACTACCCACCATTACGAGGCTACTATTGAACGTATCGAAAAAGAAAAAAAGGATATCATCAAAGCACATCGGGGCTTTGAAAATACCACTTCCGAAACAGACAGAAAAGCCATAGCAAAAACACCTGCCTTTAAAGCTTGGAAAAAAGGCATTCAGCAGAAGTACACCAATGCTATCAACCAACTCAAAACCAACTTACACGATCAATATATACAGCAAAAACAAATTGTATTGCCTGATTACAGCATTTTTATGGCTATAGCCGAAGACATTGGCTATGATGCCACTGGCAAAACCACCCCCAACAATGAGTTGGTAGCAATTGGCGAAGCATTGGAAAAGTTTATGGCGACTTTATAG
- a CDS encoding electron transfer flavoprotein subunit alpha/FixB family protein, translating to MSVLVFVELADGELRGSSLEAVGYGAEVAKMLGTEANALVLGNTVGADKLATIGNYGINKVLNVSDERLNNGVIQAYASVMHQVAEQQNANVIVLAKSSLGDAVSARVAARLKAGLASNVVSLPDTSAGFKVKRSVYTGKAFQFTNMTSDKKILALKKGAYAPEPTDATAEVVDTTVNIEEADFNVKITKTDKVTGQILLPEADLVVSGGRGLKGPENWGMIEELADELGAATGCSKPVSDMDWRPHHEHVGQTGVKVSPSLYIAVGISGAIQHLAGVSSSKTIVVINKDPEAPFFKAADYGIVGDAFEIVPKLIDAVKSAK from the coding sequence ATGTCAGTACTAGTTTTTGTAGAACTCGCCGATGGTGAACTAAGAGGTTCATCACTTGAAGCTGTTGGTTACGGAGCTGAAGTAGCCAAAATGTTAGGAACAGAAGCCAACGCCTTGGTATTGGGAAATACTGTAGGTGCAGATAAATTGGCTACTATAGGAAACTACGGAATCAACAAAGTGTTAAACGTTTCGGATGAGCGTTTGAACAATGGAGTGATTCAGGCGTATGCCAGCGTAATGCATCAAGTAGCTGAGCAACAAAATGCCAACGTAATTGTACTTGCCAAATCGTCTTTAGGCGATGCTGTATCGGCACGTGTAGCCGCTCGTTTGAAAGCCGGATTGGCTTCTAATGTAGTAAGTTTGCCAGATACATCGGCTGGATTTAAGGTAAAAAGAAGTGTATATACTGGTAAAGCATTCCAGTTTACGAACATGACTTCTGACAAGAAAATCCTTGCCCTTAAAAAAGGCGCTTATGCACCTGAGCCTACTGATGCCACTGCAGAGGTGGTAGATACTACCGTAAACATTGAAGAAGCTGACTTTAATGTGAAAATCACTAAAACCGATAAAGTAACTGGACAAATCTTATTACCAGAAGCTGACCTTGTAGTATCGGGTGGACGTGGTTTGAAAGGACCAGAAAACTGGGGAATGATTGAAGAACTTGCCGACGAACTAGGCGCGGCTACTGGTTGCTCTAAGCCTGTGTCTGACATGGACTGGAGACCTCACCACGAGCACGTAGGACAAACCGGAGTAAAGGTTTCTCCTAGTTTGTATATTGCAGTGGGTATTTCAGGAGCCATCCAACACCTTGCTGGGGTAAGCTCTTCTAAAACCATTGTAGTTATCAATAAAGACCCGGAAGCACCATTTTTTAAAGCAGCAGACTATGGTATTGTAGGCGATGCTTTTGAAATAGTACCTAAGTTGATTGACGCAGTAAAATCAGCCAAATAA
- a CDS encoding SGNH/GDSL hydrolase family protein produces the protein MRTKNLFIRIGHRCFLGGWFILLAVWSCEEPASRHNHDEKTKQARAALNKSAAMPAQVTQPAKTPQKAVEQTKVNRQAQHILLIGDSMAGAAGLEYGFRKYAAYNGHRLTVVSQASSHTAGWSTSKQLKTAIAIHKPTYVIVVLGANELFVQDIPQRKEYIKDIIKQAGDTPVIWAGPPNWRKDTGINEAILAVVGKDRFFPSENVKITRQSDGIHPNLRGSVAWSDALSKWIMTESKHKIRLENPAIARRKSSKKIFKK, from the coding sequence ATGAGGACAAAAAATTTGTTTATAAGAATAGGTCATCGCTGTTTTTTGGGAGGGTGGTTCATTTTATTGGCAGTGTGGAGCTGCGAAGAACCAGCGTCTCGCCATAACCACGATGAAAAAACAAAACAGGCTCGTGCAGCACTCAATAAATCAGCCGCCATGCCTGCACAAGTGACCCAACCAGCCAAAACACCCCAAAAAGCAGTGGAGCAAACCAAAGTAAACCGTCAGGCTCAACACATTTTATTGATTGGCGATTCAATGGCAGGGGCGGCCGGGTTAGAATATGGCTTTAGAAAATATGCGGCATACAATGGACATCGCCTGACGGTGGTATCGCAAGCCAGTTCGCATACGGCAGGCTGGAGCACAAGCAAACAACTCAAAACAGCCATTGCGATTCATAAACCTACTTATGTGATTGTCGTGTTGGGTGCCAATGAGTTGTTTGTACAAGATATACCTCAGAGAAAGGAGTATATTAAAGATATTATAAAACAGGCGGGAGATACTCCAGTGATATGGGCAGGACCACCCAATTGGCGCAAAGACACGGGTATTAATGAAGCCATTCTCGCTGTGGTGGGCAAAGACCGGTTCTTCCCCTCAGAAAACGTCAAAATTACCCGGCAAAGTGATGGCATTCACCCTAACCTTCGTGGCAGTGTGGCTTGGTCTGATGCTTTAAGTAAATGGATTATGACGGAAAGTAAACATAAAATCAGGTTGGAGAATCCAGCAATCGCACGCAGAAAATCAAGCAAAAAAATATTCAAAAAATAA
- a CDS encoding SGNH/GDSL hydrolase family protein: protein MEYIKERKPLLEVIALFLLIIGSLLAYSLWDKPLSLNVEIKQTRMKAFLNLEPQEDILWKPVTDKITAFIDKKLREDSLAKADSINQTANKGNKAKADATKVNNVPAGSGNLETNLKIAKKRGIPLNVVMPAGVNTKTQHILLAGDSMAGAAGLEYGFRKYAMYNGHRLTVISQPSSTTALWSQQKKLKAAIATYKPTFIIIGLGANELFVRDIPQRKKYIRDILKQAGNIPVIWVGPPNWRKDTGINAAIRSIVGKDRFFLSEHIKMSRQYDGIHPDIKGSVTWTDTLTTWIMYASKHKIRLINPIAARIKLPKKDKAKTSKDSTNRKTDTTSQK from the coding sequence ATGGAATATATCAAGGAACGTAAACCTTTACTAGAAGTAATAGCCCTCTTTTTGTTAATCATAGGATCACTATTGGCTTATTCGCTTTGGGACAAACCCTTGTCTTTGAATGTAGAGATAAAGCAAACCAGAATGAAGGCTTTTTTGAACCTTGAGCCTCAGGAAGACATACTCTGGAAACCTGTAACCGACAAAATCACTGCTTTTATTGATAAAAAATTACGTGAAGATTCATTGGCAAAAGCCGATTCAATTAACCAAACAGCCAACAAAGGAAACAAAGCCAAAGCCGATGCTACCAAGGTAAACAATGTACCTGCCGGATCGGGCAATCTGGAAACTAACCTCAAAATAGCCAAAAAACGAGGAATACCACTAAACGTAGTTATGCCCGCCGGGGTAAACACCAAGACCCAACATATATTGCTTGCTGGCGACTCAATGGCTGGGGCTGCCGGGCTGGAATATGGCTTTAGAAAATACGCTATGTATAACGGGCATCGCCTAACGGTGATATCACAACCCAGCTCTACCACTGCTCTTTGGAGTCAGCAAAAAAAACTCAAAGCGGCAATAGCTACTTACAAACCTACCTTTATCATTATTGGCCTGGGAGCCAACGAACTGTTTGTACGAGACATACCCCAAAGAAAAAAATACATCAGAGATATATTAAAACAAGCTGGAAACATTCCAGTGATATGGGTAGGACCGCCCAACTGGCGTAAAGATACTGGCATTAATGCTGCTATTCGCTCTATTGTAGGCAAAGATCGTTTTTTCTTGTCTGAACACATCAAAATGAGTCGCCAGTACGACGGCATCCACCCTGATATTAAGGGGAGTGTTACCTGGACTGATACGCTCACCACCTGGATTATGTATGCCAGCAAACACAAAATAAGGTTGATTAACCCAATTGCAGCAAGAATTAAACTACCCAAAAAAGATAAAGCTAAAACAAGCAAAGACTCTACAAACAGGAAAACAGATACTACTTCACAAAAATGA
- a CDS encoding bifunctional nuclease family protein encodes MSKIKLKILGLSSSQSQSGSFALVMGESKGNRRLPIIIGMFEAQAIAIEIEKIVPNRPMTHDLFKSFAESFNFSVLEILISDLREGVFYAKIVCTDGTQTVEVDARPSDAIAIGLRFSVPIYTYETIMSEAGIVLSESEEGEEDSIIPEEEEVSELSSTEQIKDYTSDKLQELLDEALENEDYERAAQIRDEMNRRN; translated from the coding sequence GTGAGTAAGATAAAACTTAAAATTCTTGGCCTATCATCTAGTCAATCACAATCTGGTTCATTTGCTTTGGTTATGGGAGAGTCTAAAGGAAACAGACGCCTTCCTATTATCATTGGAATGTTCGAAGCTCAAGCCATTGCCATCGAAATTGAGAAAATCGTTCCCAATCGTCCAATGACCCATGACTTGTTCAAATCATTTGCTGAATCGTTTAACTTTTCAGTATTAGAAATTCTCATATCCGATCTGCGTGAAGGCGTTTTTTATGCCAAGATTGTTTGTACGGATGGCACTCAAACAGTAGAAGTAGATGCCCGTCCTTCAGACGCCATCGCTATAGGCTTAAGGTTTAGTGTACCTATATACACTTATGAAACCATTATGTCAGAAGCGGGCATTGTATTGTCGGAATCTGAAGAAGGCGAAGAAGACTCGATCATACCAGAGGAAGAAGAAGTAAGCGAACTATCGTCTACCGAGCAAATCAAGGATTACACCAGCGACAAACTGCAGGAGTTACTTGATGAGGCCCTGGAAAATGAAGATTACGAAAGAGCAGCCCAAATTCGTGATGAAATGAATCGTCGTAATTAG
- a CDS encoding electron transfer flavoprotein subunit beta/FixA family protein, with protein MKILVCITHVPDTTSKITFTNDNTELDKGGLQFVIGPYDDYAIARAVEIKEQLGGTITALNVGQQDTEPTIRKALAIGADDAIRIDAEPTDAYFVAQQIAEVAKAENYDLIMMGRESSDYNGGQVHGMVGEMLGIPSLSPVMKLDIDKGVAKMAREIEGGKEYLEASLPLVLGCQEPIAEWKIPNMRGIMGARKKPLKVITPANNDTLTAPESYELPAPRTDVKLIDADNTAELVSLLKNEAKVI; from the coding sequence ATGAAAATATTAGTTTGTATTACGCATGTTCCCGATACAACTTCTAAAATCACTTTTACTAACGACAACACTGAGCTTGATAAAGGTGGATTGCAGTTTGTGATTGGTCCTTATGATGACTATGCAATAGCTCGCGCAGTTGAAATAAAAGAACAATTGGGAGGTACAATAACGGCGTTGAATGTAGGGCAACAAGACACTGAACCAACCATCCGCAAAGCCTTGGCTATTGGTGCCGATGATGCCATTCGCATAGACGCTGAACCAACAGATGCTTATTTTGTTGCCCAACAAATAGCAGAAGTAGCCAAAGCAGAAAACTATGACTTAATCATGATGGGTAGAGAGTCTAGTGACTATAATGGAGGACAAGTGCACGGAATGGTAGGCGAAATGTTAGGCATACCTTCACTTTCACCAGTAATGAAACTGGACATTGACAAAGGAGTGGCGAAAATGGCCCGTGAAATAGAAGGTGGAAAAGAATACTTAGAAGCTTCACTACCATTGGTATTGGGTTGTCAGGAACCAATTGCTGAATGGAAGATTCCAAACATGAGAGGTATCATGGGTGCCCGTAAGAAGCCCCTTAAGGTGATTACTCCTGCCAACAACGACACCCTTACAGCTCCTGAGTCTTACGAATTGCCCGCTCCTCGTACCGACGTAAAACTAATTGATGCAGATAATACTGCTGAATTGGTAAGCTTGTTGAAAAACGAGGCTAAAGTTATATAA
- a CDS encoding CAP domain-containing protein — protein MLKLNYTTLLIFCIVFMTASCVKQDVEPDNTTTNSGNNGGTDDNDNSGGGDDDNNNGNSGGSSGSTSFNLDKDKILALVNEARTKGTTCGSNAKPPVTAIKWNDELAKAALDHSNDMQAQDYFSHTGKNGSKFSERAKDAGYTGFPTGENIAWGYSSEEAVIKGWLESTGHCNNIMNGNSNEIGIARSATGNYWTMVLGKSK, from the coding sequence ATGTTAAAGCTTAACTATACTACCCTGCTTATTTTTTGTATTGTGTTCATGACTGCCTCCTGTGTCAAGCAAGATGTTGAACCAGATAATACCACTACCAATAGTGGAAACAATGGTGGCACTGATGATAACGATAATAGTGGAGGCGGCGACGATGACAACAACAATGGAAATAGCGGCGGCTCGTCTGGCTCTACCAGCTTCAACCTAGACAAGGACAAAATATTGGCCTTGGTAAATGAAGCCCGAACCAAAGGGACTACTTGCGGAAGTAACGCAAAACCTCCAGTGACAGCAATTAAGTGGAATGATGAGCTGGCAAAAGCAGCTTTAGACCATAGCAACGATATGCAAGCGCAGGATTACTTTAGCCACACAGGAAAAAACGGTTCTAAATTCAGCGAACGCGCCAAAGATGCTGGTTATACAGGATTCCCCACGGGTGAAAACATTGCCTGGGGGTATAGTAGTGAAGAAGCAGTAATTAAAGGTTGGTTGGAAAGCACCGGACACTGTAACAACATAATGAACGGAAACTCTAACGAGATAGGCATTGCCAGGTCTGCCACTGGTAATTACTGGACAATGGTACTAGGAAAAAGCAAATAA
- a CDS encoding TIGR04222 domain-containing membrane protein, translating to MTNIILTLDNNILSISFYKFIALYILAILAMLSLLIIVSKKIKDNYYKKATQQHIKISSPLQIAYLNNGLPGYIRTVLFQLIQEGYLTKPKRHWFGYKVKATATHPPVKDLSKVEQTIFHYAASNESWHKIINHQELHEDLWKTEATMETQLTNFNLLYPQPVLNRLNKLRGIFILFTLTLGSYRYLLGTEKARTGIWSLLFVGMLGMMLITHVAKLDRVTKQGQKYLSSLKNSYKDLSPAKSNKYKLVVTSLLKDDKQEMASLLKMLKNKKPNQHSWAQMPQKYLNNLSANPQLET from the coding sequence ATGACAAACATAATATTAACCCTCGATAATAATATACTATCGATATCTTTCTATAAATTTATCGCATTGTATATACTTGCCATTCTGGCAATGCTTTCTTTGCTTATAATTGTAAGCAAAAAAATTAAAGACAATTACTATAAGAAAGCGACTCAACAACATATCAAAATTTCAAGCCCTTTACAAATAGCCTATTTAAACAATGGTTTACCTGGCTATATTCGTACAGTATTGTTCCAATTGATACAAGAAGGCTACCTCACCAAGCCCAAGAGGCACTGGTTTGGCTACAAAGTAAAAGCTACTGCTACACACCCTCCAGTCAAAGACTTGAGTAAAGTCGAACAAACTATTTTTCATTATGCTGCCTCAAACGAGTCATGGCATAAGATTATCAATCACCAGGAACTACACGAAGACTTGTGGAAAACCGAAGCAACTATGGAGACCCAATTGACCAATTTTAACTTACTTTACCCTCAGCCTGTGCTCAATCGGCTAAATAAGTTGCGAGGTATTTTTATTCTTTTTACACTGACCCTAGGTTCTTATCGTTATTTATTAGGAACCGAAAAAGCCCGGACAGGTATTTGGAGCTTGTTGTTTGTAGGTATGTTGGGTATGATGCTCATTACACACGTAGCAAAGCTTGACCGGGTAACCAAACAGGGACAAAAATATTTGAGCAGCTTGAAAAACAGCTATAAAGACTTAAGCCCTGCCAAAAGCAATAAATATAAGTTGGTGGTTACCAGTTTGCTCAAAGACGATAAGCAAGAGATGGCTTCTCTGCTGAAAATGCTCAAAAACAAAAAACCAAATCAACACAGCTGGGCACAAATGCCACAGAAGTACCTCAATAACTTGTCGGCGAACCCACAATTAGAAACCTGA
- a CDS encoding lipoprotein signal peptidase, which produces MKKNHLYYAYALRIVLLDQLLKLLVHFNMQQEQEVALIGNWFKLHYTLNPGMAFGFEFGSFYGKLLLTIFRLAIILGIGWYLHKLIQRKAHKGLIWSLVLIFAGGLGNLIDSIFYGAFLGLATFDAATPWLHGQVIDMLFIDVGPIALPHWVPKFGGLTVSAPIFNIADISAFVGIVMVVILHRRFFITEEPSPSTPPPSTDLQQQPK; this is translated from the coding sequence ATGAAGAAAAACCATTTATATTATGCCTATGCTCTTCGCATTGTTTTGCTCGATCAACTGTTAAAACTATTAGTTCATTTCAATATGCAGCAAGAGCAGGAGGTTGCCTTGATTGGCAACTGGTTCAAGCTTCATTATACGCTTAACCCTGGTATGGCATTTGGTTTTGAGTTTGGGTCGTTTTACGGTAAACTGTTACTTACTATTTTTCGACTTGCCATCATCTTAGGCATAGGGTGGTATCTGCACAAATTGATTCAACGCAAAGCCCACAAAGGCTTAATCTGGAGCCTGGTATTAATTTTTGCCGGAGGGTTAGGCAACCTGATTGACAGTATTTTTTATGGGGCGTTTCTTGGGCTTGCCACCTTTGACGCCGCCACTCCCTGGTTACACGGGCAAGTAATAGACATGCTTTTTATAGATGTAGGCCCTATAGCTTTGCCCCATTGGGTGCCTAAGTTTGGCGGACTTACCGTATCAGCGCCTATTTTCAATATTGCTGATATATCGGCTTTTGTGGGCATTGTCATGGTGGTAATCTTACATCGACGATTTTTTATCACTGAAGAGCCTTCTCCCTCCACACCTCCACCTTCTACAGATCTTCAGCAACAACCTAAGTAG